A single Callithrix jacchus isolate 240 chromosome 4, calJac240_pri, whole genome shotgun sequence DNA region contains:
- the SLC17A4 gene encoding putative small intestine urate exporter codes for MCTGADIKATVGDVSNDGNLNTAQEECSRKGFCSMRHGLAFILQLCNFSICTQQMNLSIAIPAMVNNTAPPSQPNASAEWPSTDTQDYWNETLKEFKAMAPAYDWSPEIQGVILSSLNYGSFLAPIPSGYVAGVFGAKYVVGAGLFVSSVLTLFIPLAANAGVALLIVLRIIQGIAQVMVLTGQYSIWVKWAPPLERSQLTTIAGSGSMLGSFIVLLVGGLLSQTIGWPYVFYIFGRIGCACCLLWFPLIYDDPVNHPFISAGEKRYIVCSLAQQDCSPGWSLPIRAMIKSLPLWAILVSYFCEYWLFYTIMAYTPTYISSVLQANLRDSGILSALPFVVGCICIILGGLLADFLLSRKILRLITIRKLFTAIGVLFPSVILVCLPWVRSSHSMTMTFLVLSSAISSFCESGALLNFLDIAPRYTGFLKGLLQVFAHIAGAISPTVAGFFINQDSEFGWRNVFLLSAAVNISGLAFYLIFGRADVQDWAKEQTVTHL; via the exons ATGTGTACCGGAGCAGACATCAAGGCTACAGTGGGGGACGTTTCCAATGATGGCAATTTAAACACGGCTCAAGAGGAGTGCTCCAGGAAAG GCTTTTGTTCAATGCGACATGGACTGGCTTTCATCTTGCAGCTGTGTAATTTTTCAATTTGCACACAACAAATGAATTTGAGCATTGCCATCCCGGCTATGGTGAACaacacagcccctcccagccagCCCAATGCCTCTGCAGAATGGCCCTCCACTGACACCCAGGACTACTGGAATGAAACTCTAAAAGAATTTAAAGCAATG GCCCCTGCGTATGACTGGAGTCCTGAAATCCAGGGAGTCATCCTCAGCTCCCTCAACTATGGCTCATTCTTGGCTCCAATCCCCAGTGGCTATGTGGCTGGAGTATTTGGAGCAAAGTATGTGGTTGGTGCCGGCTTGTTTGTTTCCTCAGTCCTGACCCTCTTCATTCCACTGGCAGCTAATGCCGGAGTGGCCTTGCTCATTGTCCTCCGGATTATACAAGGCATAGCCCAG GTTATGGTATTAACTGGTCAGTATTCAATTTGGGTCAAATGGGCTCCCCCACTGGAAAGGAGTCAACTCACCACCATTGCTGGATCAG GGTCAATGCTGGGGTCCTTCATTGTTCTACTTGTTGGTGGTCTCCTCTCCCAGACCATAGGATGGCCTTACGTCTTCTATATTTTTG GACGAATTGGCTGTGCCTGTTGTCTTCTCTGGTTTCCTCTCATTTATGATGATCCTGTGAATCATCCCTTTATCAGTGCTGGTGAGAAGAGATACATTGTGTGTTCATTGGCTCAGCAG GattgttcaccaggctggtctcttccCATTAGGGCTATGATCAAATCCTTACCACTCTGGGCCATTTTAGTCTCTTATTTCTGTGAATACTGGCTTTTTTATACCATTATGGCATACACACCGACGTACATCAGCTCGGTACTTCAAGCAAACCTTAGAGAT AGTGGGATCCTGTCTGCCTTGCCGTTTGTTGTTGGATGTATCTGCATTATCCTTGGAGGTCTATTGGCAGACTTTCTTCTCTCCAGAAAAATCCTCAGACTCATCACCATCAGGAAACTCTTCACTGCCATTG GGGTTCTCTTTCCATCTGTGATCCTCGTGTGTCTGCCCTGGGTCAGATCCAGCCACAGCATGACCATGACCTTCTTGGTGCTGTCTTCTGCCATCAGCAGCTTCTGTGAATCAGGAGCCCTTCTTAACTTCTTGGATATTGCTCCTCG gtacACTGGCTTTCTCAAAGGACTATTGCAAGTCTTTGCACACATAGCTGGAGCCATCTCTCCCACTGTGGCTGGCTTTTTCATCAATCAG GATTCAGAGTTTGGTTGGAGAAATGTCTTCTTGCTTTCAGCTGCTGTTAACATATCGGGCCTGGCTTTCTACCTCATCTTCGGCCGAGCAGATGTGCAGGACTGGGCTAAAGAGCAGACAGTCACCCACCTCTGA